From Corynebacterium pseudotuberculosis:
CAGGAGTAGGCCTCATCAATTTCTGCGGAGGAGCAGAGGGTGCTAAAGACGGAGCTATAGCTGCGTGCGTGGACGGCCTGCATGAAAGCGATATTGGTGTACACGGCCTGCTCGTGTTCTGTGCGAGCGTCTGGGATCTGGCTTATCTCTCCGACTGTTGCTTGGACGGTGTCAAGGAGTGTGAGGCCAGTAAAAGTCCGGGTGACTAGGGTGCGGTAATTTTCTCCCATCCCACGCCACGTTGGGATGTCATTGGAAAGCGGAACTTTTTCTGGTAGCCAGAAATTAGAGGTGAGCCGCTGCCACACCTCCATATCCTTGGGGTCTTCTGTGTGGTTCCAGTTCACGGGGCGCATGGGGGTTTGGGGGGAAGTGCGCCATTCTGGTGGGGTAATGGATCGCTCGATATAACTCATGGGTGAATGGATCTCCTTATAAAACTTTAGGGGGTGGTTTATGCGTGTGCGGGCGCTTTTTCTAGCGCACGCAGGACCGCAGTGCGCACATATTCTGCGTCGACTGCTGTTCCTAACAGCTCAAATCGATAGAGCTCGGGCACATCGCATTTATGGGCAATGGTGGTTCCGGCAAAGCAGAATGCTGGACCAAAATTGCGGTTTCCGGAGGTGATAACACCTCTTAATAGCTCCCGATTTTCTGGGATATTGAGAAACTTGATTACTTGTTTGGGCACGGCCTTGGCTAAGTCGCCACCACCGTATGTCGGGGTGATGAGGACAAAGGGGGCGGAGGCGTGGATGGGATCATCTTTGACTCTTAGGCCGATGCGCTGTGCAGGTAACTTTGTTTTCTCAACAAACCGCTTTGTGTTTTCCGAGACTGAGGAAAAATAGATCACGGCGGGTCCCTCAGGGGACATGATTAACCCTCCAAATCTACAAATGAACAAAAAAGTTCAATGGTTTGAACTTTAGGGGATATGGAGAATGTACGCCGCGCTGAGTAAATTACAAAAGCCCCAAGGTGAACCCACTTAGCTTCTCGACGCCACCAGATATGCTTAAACTCATGGCACCACGCAGTATCGATCCCGCAGAAACCCGCGCGGCAGTCCTGGCAGTCGCGCAGTGGATAGTGGACCCCCAACTTGCCCCCGAGCCTTCGCGGGCGTCCTTAGCTAAGGCCGTAAGGCTTAGCGTCCGCACCCTGGGGCAGATCGCGCCGGGCAACTCGGTGGAGGTGCGGGTGCCGCCGTTTGCTGCAGTGCAATGTGTGGAAGGGCCTAGGCATACGAGAGGGACGCCGCCGAACGTCGTGGAGATGTCTCCGCGCACATGGTTGAGGGTGGCGGTGGGGCTGGAACCGCTATCTGGGAACCCCGCTGTCGACGCTTCAGGGACCCGGGTGGGCGAGATGGAAAAATGGTTGCCGCTTGTGACCCTGCCAACATCGTTAGGATAAAGTGCAGTATCCTAACCCCATTAGTGTATGCATGGATCACGAGCTAGAATGACGTGAGTGGCACAATTTGACCGTCATTGTAACGATTACTTTCCACACTCAACTACTAGCCCGACGCAACCTGATCAAGGGCGTCGAATTTTAGACCTCAACGATCACGGCGAGCAGTCCCCCCGCGAAGAATGCGGCGTATTTGGTGTCTGGGCGCCCGGCGAGGAAGTTTCTAAACTCACTTACTTTGGCCTTTTTGCACTTCAGCACCGAGGGCAAGAAGCTGCCGGTATTGCCGTAGGCAATGGTGACCAAGTGGTGGTATTCAAAGATTTGGGCCTGGTGTCGCAAGTTTTTGATGAGCAAACGCTGGAATCCCTCAGTGGTGACATAGCTATTGGGCATACGCGTTATTCCACTGCTGGTGGAGTGATGTGGGAGAACTCTCAACCCATGTTCCGCGTTGCCCCTGATGGAACAGACGTAGCTCTGTGCCATAACGGTAACCTTGTGAATTATCTTGAGCTCATGGCGGAAGCAGGAGAGCTCGGTTTGGTAAAACCGGAGAGCGCTCCTTCTGATTCCGATGTTATGACTGCTCTTCTGGCTTATGGCATTGCTCAGGGGCGCGATCTGATGGACTCGGCGCGTGAGCTTTTGCCCAGGATGCGTGGGGCGTTTTGCTTGACGTTTACCGATGGAAAAACCATGTATGCCGCCCGAGACCCGTGGGGAGTTCGTCCCTTGGCGCTTGGGAGGTTAAACAATGGGTGGGTTGTGGCTTCTGAGACATGCGCCCTAGACATTGTTGGCGCCTCCTTTGTCCGAGAGATAGAGCCAGGTGAGTTGGTTGCCATCGATGGTTCCGGGGTGCACAGTGAGCGTTTTGCTCAGCCGCAGCGCAAGACGTGTGTATTTGAGTACGTTTATCTAGCTAGACCGGATTCCACGATTCACTCGCGTAACGTCAACGCCACGCGCCTGGAGATTGGGCGCAGGCTTGCTCGTGAGTCTCCCACTGAGGGGGATTTGGTGATCCCAGTGCCAGAATCTGGAAACCCCGCTGCGGTGGGCTATGCGCAAGAATCTGGGATTCCTTTTGGGCAGGGGCTAGTGAAGAACGCCTATGTAGGTCGAACCTTCATCCAGCCCTCGCAAACCCTGCGTCAACTGGGTATCCGGTTAAAGCTCAACCCGTTGCGTGAGGTTATCCAGGGCAAGCGATTGATCGTCGTCGATGATTCGATCGTGCGCGGTAATACCCAGCGGGCCCTTATCCGAATGCTGCGTGAAGCAGGCGCGGCTGAGGTACACGTCCGTATTGCCTCGCCACCGGTGAAGTGGCCTTGCTTCTATGGCATTGACTTTGCTAGTCCCGGTGAGCTTATTGCTAACGCCGTTACTGGCGATAATGAATCGGAAATTGTTCAATCCGTGTGCTCTGCGCTTGGTGCGGATTCGCTGGGGTATGTTTCTGCGGAGCAAATGGTGGGTGCGACTAAGCAACCGCGAAATGAGCTGTGCTGTGCATGCTTTGACGGCAATTATCCCATCGGCATGCCTGAGGGAAATAAGAACGCTGAATTGGTCTCTGCCATGAAGCGAAGCTCCTGCGCTAGCATTGATTAGCAATTGTTATCGGCGGTGCATGCGTAGTGCACCAAATACAAAATAAACTCTCAAAAACCAAGAACAAGGACAATAAGGACCATGACGGATCCCAAAGAACGAGTCTCTTACGCTGCGGCTGGCGTGGACATTGAAGCCGGCGATAAAGCTGTCGAGCTCTTTGCCCCCTTGGCAAAGAAAGCAACCCGTCCGGAGGTGCGCGGGGGGCTTGGTGGATTTGCCGGACTCTTTGCCCTTGGCAAATATCGCGAGCCTCTGCTTGCTGCTGGTTCGGATGGCGTAGGCACTAAGCTTGCTATCGCCCAGGCGATGGATAAGCACGACACTATCGGCATTGACTTGGTAGCAATGTGTGTTGATGACTTAGTGGTCTGCGGTGCAGAGCCGCTGTTCCTACAGGACTATATCGCTATTGGGAAGGTAATTCCTGAGCACGTTGCGCAAATAGTTGCCGGCATCGCTGAAGGCTGTATCCAAGCGGGATGTGCCTTGCTGGGTGGCGAGACCGCTGAGCATCCAGGCGTCATGGAGCCGGGTCATTACGATGTATCTGCTACCGCCGTGGGCGTTGTGGAAGCAGACGAACTTCTGGGGCCTGACCGGGTGCGTAATGGGGACATCGTTATCGCGATGGCCTCCTCCGGCCTCCACTCCAATGGTTACTCGTTGGCGCGCCACGTGTTGTTGGAAAAGGCGGGACTGCCTCTTGAGGGATACGTGGAAGAGCTAGATCGCACATTAGGTGAGGAACTGCTTGAGCCAACCCGGATTTACACAAAGGACTGCTTAGCGTTAGCTGACGAGTGCGAGGTGCACACCTTCTGTCACGTCACCGGTGGCGGCCTGGCTGGGAACCTTGCGCGTGTTATCCCCGAGGGGCTCACCGCAGAACTTACTCGCGCTTACTGGTCTCCAGCGCCGATCTTCCGCCTCATAGAGACGGTAGGGCAGGTTCCCCAGGAGGAAATGGAGAAGACCTTCAACATGGGTGTGGGCATGGTCGCAGTTGTCGCGCCACGCGATCGCGATCGTGCGCTGGCTATGTTGACCGCTCGGCATATCGACGCATGGGAATTGGGCACCGTACGCGTGAGCGCTGAGGGCGAAGAATCCGTAGTCCTCAACGGAAACCATCCGAGTTAAAACATAAAAAGCAATGCGAAGAGGCTCGGGGGAGTAATTCCTCCCGAGCCTCTTCGCATTGTATAAGTTGCGGAGCTAGTTAAGAGCATAAGGCGAAGCCTTGCTACTTTTTCTCCCAGTCGGAGTAATCCCCGTACTGATCGTCCTCTGCATACTCATCCGAATAGTTGTTCTCATAGTTATCGCTAGAATTAGGGGACTTCCCAGCTAACTCTCGTTGAAGCGAATCCAGATCCATATTCGGAGTGTTGTACTTTAGCTGGCGTGCAACCTTGGTCTGTTTTGCCTTCGCGCGACCGCGACCCATGGCAGGACCCCCTTGGAGTGAGCAGGAGAAGACTTGGGAATTTGGGCTTCTCCGAAAGCTGTAATATTCGACGTATATATTCCTGTTAGACACAATAGCCCGAAACAGTCCGATTTGTCGCACCGCCGCCGTAACCAGAGAAAATTTCCCCTCAGTCGTGGGTTCGCAGTGCTGAACTTTCTCCTTGGTTACCCCCGCGGGGTAACCAAGCTTAGTCCTTTAATCGGTAGAAAGTCCCTTTAATCTATTGATAGCTTTTCTCCCAGGTTTTTCATCATCCTCTTGGGGAAGCGAATCTGGATCTATGGCAAGGGCCACGTTATCCGCGACCACTAGATTGGTGGCTTTCAGTGCGCTCTGCTTGATCATTGCTAGGGCTATCGGGCCTAGCTCATAGTCCTGGACTACCGTGCCAAGCTTGCCGACGCTCCTGCCTCCAGAGACAATCGGATCTCCCGGCTTGGGGGTGGTCGGGGCGGAGCCGTCGAGAAGCGCGATCACTAACGCGCGAGGTGGGCGTCCAAGATTTTCCACCCTGGCTACCGTTTCCTGCCCGCGATAACACCCTTTGTTCAGGTGTACGGCGTTTGCGATGAGCTGGGGAGCCTCGTGGGGAATAGATTTATGATCCAGATCAAGGGACACAACAGGCTGTTGGCTTCGAACTCGCTCTGCTGTAAAAGCCATAAGCCCAGTGGGGATAGCGCCAGCGAGGGTGAGATCTTTAGCGGTGTTCATGATCTCTGAGCGATGCACAAGAATATCTAAACGGTGGGTGGTAAAGCCTGGAACCTGTGCAGCAGCTACAACCGCGTCTGAGCTTGGTAACGGAAAATGGGGGACTCCAGCCCCCATGAGAGTTAAAACCGCAAGGTCAGCGGGCTCTACTTTGACCTGAGACCAAAAGATCATGCGGGTGAGGAAAGCAAAAAAAGTCTCGTACTGAGCCCGCGGAAGATGAAGATAGAGCGCGTCCTCAGCGTCCTGTGCCGCGAGGATATCTACTTGATGGAGGATGCGGCCTTGGGCGTCCAGATCCAGAGCCGAGGTTGCAGTATTTTTTTCTGCTAGGCGCTGGGGGACGTCGGAAAGCTTCTGGGAAAGAAGATTATGCAGGAAGGCACCGGCCTCCGGGCCGTGGACTTTGATAACACGGCGGTGGGAAAGATCAATAAGCCCCACGCCGGTGTCAAAGATGCGTTGTTCAGTAAGCGGCGCGCCATAATGCCAGGCAACACCTGAATATTCGGGGAGATCGTCGTCGCCTTGGGGGAGCGCCGCACCCGGCCAAGTGGCAAGCGGAGACACATATGCGGGATCGTGGGGGTTAGAGTTCTCAAAATTTGTCACATTTTGATCGTACCGCGGCCGAGTGCGCGGTTGTCAGGGCATAATGAGTAATCATGGCTTCCAGCTCATCAGATCAAGATCATCGGTGCGATCGACACGAACCGAGGAAATCTGAACCTATAATCCTTGCGGTAGAACCCTATGGCGGGTCAGTGCGCACGCATAGCCCGTTGCTGCCCTTGGTCTATTGGGACGATGCCGTGGTCACCCGTGGGGATGGCGTCTTTGAAACTCTTCTCTTGCGCGAGGGGAAGGCCTGCAATGTTGAAAGACACGCGCAACGCTTTATGGCTTCCGCAAAGCTGCTGGATCTGCCGGAGCCCAACATTGAGGATTGGCTGCACGCCACCACCATGGCGATTGAACAGTGGTTTGCACAGAACTCGTGCGACGCTAAATGCGTGTGGACGTACACCCGTGGGCGTGCGTCCACAGGCCATCCCTCTGCGTGGCTAACGATTACCGAGGTCGATGAGAACGTAGTACAACAACGTGCCGAAGGCGTGCGTGTGATGACGAGCCCTCGGGGATATCACGTGGACTCCACCTCGGTCCCCTGGCTGATTCTTGGGGCTAAGACCCTCAATTATGCGTCCACCATGGCGGCCTTGCGGTGGGCACGCGCAAACGGATTTGATGACGTCATTTTCACCGAGGGGGACCGCATCTTGGAAGGTGCGACGTCGACCGTGATCACGGTTCGGGATAAGAAGATACGCACGCCCTATCCCGGTGGAGATATCCTGCCAGGAACAACTCAAGCAGCGCTTTTTGAACAAGCTCGCGCAGCCGGGTGGAACTGTAAAACCAAGGATCTGGACCTGGAGTATCTCACTGAGAAAGCCGATAGCGTATGGCTCCTGAGCTCAGTGCGCGTTGCCACCCGGGTGCGTCGCATTAATGATGTAAAGCTGGCGCGTCCGGATAATGAGGATGAAATCCGCGAGCTTATCTATTCAGCTTTGGGCTAGCCAATGACGCGGGATAGTTCCGCAGACATCCGAGGACGGAGTTCGCCATCAACCATGCGCTCGTCTACCCAACCGAGGTTATTGTTGGGCATGAGGCCGTATAAACGCTTGCCGGGACCCAAGGAGGCCGGCCCAGTGGCAGTAACCATCGTCGAGGCAGACTCGATTTGCCAGGCGCGTTCGTTCATGGGCTCGCCATAGAGTACCTCGACAACGCCGGTGGAGTGAGTAAGCACAACCTCGATCTCATCTTTGAGGCTGATGCGCCAGAAACCGGACTCGCGTTGGTCTAGACCAACGTGGTTGCCGTCCTGATCAAGCTTCCAAATGCGGGACTCATAGGTGAGATAGTTTTCGCCATCGTGGGCAAAGGTAATTTGTTGCCCAAAAGAATACTGGCCGCCTTCTGCGGTGTCTGCTCGGCCTGTGCCGCGCCACACTCCTACCAGCGGAAGCAACGCGAGAAGCCCGTCGTGGAGGTTGGGGCCTTCGCGCAGATTTGCGGTGTCGTCTGGGATGGGAAGATCGCCGAACGCCGGGATATTGCGCAGGGCGGATTCTTTCCATTGTTCCGCAGCGCGGTTGACAGCATCATTCCCGCTTAGCGCAGGAGCATCTACGTTGTTTTGATCGTCGCTCATAGCCACTCAGCCTACTGGCAAGTATGCAAAGAACCCCAACTGTTCGCCAAAGGCGATAAGGTGGGGGCGTGCGAGCTCTTCTCATAGCTAACCCGAATTCCACCACTCAAGACTCAGCCTTGTTTGGAGCGGTGATTCCCTTGCTGCGCTCTGTGGAAGGTTTGGTGTTGCACGCAAAGTTCACTCACTATCAGGGGCACGCCACGCAAATCTGTGCGGGGCTAAGTACCGATGACGTCGATGTGGTCATCGCTGTTGGCGGTGATGGAACGGTGAATGAGATTATCAATGGGCTGCTAGGACCGGCGGAAAGTAACCCCAGAGAGAACCTTCCCACTCTCGCTGTGATCCCTACAGGCTCAGCCAATGTGTTTGCCCGGGCGCTCGGGTTTCCCCCAGACCCCATTCAGGCTACTGAAGTACTGGTTGATGCGTTGGAGCACAAGAAAATCCGAAACATCGATTTAGGAACATGGGGCAAGTCTTGGTTTGCCGTCAACGCAGGCTTTGGCATTGACGCGGATGTAATCGTGGGCGTCGAGCGCGTGCGCAAGCGAGGTGCCGCAGCCACACCGCTGCGCTACCTCCACGCGGCACTAGTAGCATGGCGACGCATACATCGGCATCCCCCTCGGATGCGCGTCCGGGCGAAAAGTCGCGGAGGCGAGCTTTTTGAGCACTCTGATCTGCCGCTTCTTATTGCTTCTAACACCAACCCCTGGACCTTTCTAGGACCCGTCCCCGTGGTGACCAACCCCAGGAATTCTTTTGACCTAGGGCTGGGGTTATTTGGGTTGACCGATTTATCGGGGCCAGGTGGTGTGGCCGCCATGGCGCATCTTGTGGGTTTTGGGCATAACCGTGCGATGAAACGCTGGTTTAATCGCCGTATCGTGCGTTTTGATGACGCCATAGACGTGGAAATCACATGTGCAGAGGATCAAAGTTTTCAGGCAGACGGGGAGTTTGTAGGAAAATTCGATGGTGTTCGCCTAGGCGCTGTGGCTGACGCTCTCAAAGTTTATGCGCCGACTCATCCGGTAAAAGCCAACTCGATGTCTAAGCTTCGGCTTGCTTTTAGCTTCTTTGATCCTCGTATGTAGCGCTTTTAATCTACTACTACTTTGTTAGACGCAGAACGGACAGGTGCAAGATCCTCCAGGCGCAAAGTAACGTTGCGTTCTTGTGCCTCAAAGCGGATGCTTCCGCCCGCCAGATAGACGTAACTGGCCTGCGCGTTGATGGGGAGTGTTTTGGTGTTAAGAGTCCAGGTGAAGGCGCGGAAAATAGCGGGATCGTCTAAGTCGGACTCTCCTCGGTCAACCACCGTGGTAGGCGTGAGTTTAAAGGTTGGACCCTCAAGCCTCATAGTCGCGATTACGGTGACGGGTTTGCTAAAGCCGTCTGGCGTCCCGCGCAGTTGTACCTCGCTGGAGTTGGTGCCAGCAGGGGACACATCGTAAGGGTTGGAAAGGTCTAAATCTAAAATATCGAGTTGTTTTCCCACTGCTACTGCGTCAAATCCCACGGTGCGGGTTAGCAGTTGCGCATGGGTTCCTTCTACGTCACCACTAAAGAGCTGGGAGCGGTTGAGCTCGATGTCGGTGACTTGAGCAGTAGTGGTAAGAAGCCCAAAATCGTTTACTTCTACGTCGGAGACACTCACACCTAGGCCCGGGACTTTCCCAGAAAGCAAGGCACCGACGTAAGGAAACCCTCCAAGATAGACGCTGGGATTTTGATCTAGATGGGCGTTGTTGCGAACGTCATGAGAAATTCGGTGTTCTGCACGCGCGGCGATTGCAGAATCTACGCCCCACAGCGCAACGATAAGGGACATAAGAGCAATGCCTGCCCAAACAACGGTGGAAAGCCGAGACCGGGTTGTAATTCTCACCTCATTATTATTACCAGCTAGATCCAGCAGCGCTGACTAGTGTGGTGGCTATGATTTTCACATCCACTCAGATTCCCGCAGATAAACAGCTCTCTCAAGCTGCCATAGATCTTGTTAATACTGCCCAAGCTGCTGATGGGGTTGCCCCATTGGCAGAACACCTGGTTGCTGGTTTGAAAAATCCTGAGTTGGAACATCAACACATCGTGGTGCGCGACGCCTCTGGGCAGCTTAGCGGTTTAGGCGCCTATCACGGTGAATACGCAGAGTTTGTTGTGGCGCCTGAACACCGCAATAAGGGGATCGGGCGAGCGCTCGCGCAAAAGCTTCTCGACGCCGGCATCATCCACTTTTGGTCCCATGGCTACCTTCCCGCTGCACAACGAATAGCGGCAGGACTCGATTTGTCTGTTTCCCGTGAGCTGCTGGTCATGGCGGCAAAGAGGCAGCAGCTTGCTCCGGAGTCTTTCGCACCTACCCCTGAGGGATATCGCGTGATTAATCTGCGAGAGGCACGAGAGTCTTTTCCGGATATAGACGCCCAATGGCTGCGTATCAACAACGAGGCGTTTTGGTGGCATCCCGAACAAGGAGGATGGGACGCTGAACGATTAGCTCGTGCCCAGCAGACTCCGTGGTTTGATCCCGAGGGGGTCCTCTTCCTGATCACCGTAGATTCCGAGGAACCTAAGATCGCGGGATTTCATTGGACTAAAAAACATGGCGACCTGGAAGCGGGGGCAGACGGGGAAGTCTACGTGGTAGGACTTGCAGATTCCTTCCGAGGCAAAAAGCTCGGCGGTACTTTGGTTTCCGCAGGGCTGCAATATCTAGTGCAGTCGGGTGCTCAGCGCATCATCTTGTACGTAGAAGCGGATAACAAGCCGGCGCTGGCTGCCTATAAGCGCCTCGGCTTTAGCACTTTAGAGAAACACGTGGTGTTTTCTGCTGCTGAGCAAAAGTGAATATGCGGTTAATACTGTGTAGAAGGTGCGTAACCTCAAGCGCTAAAGAAGAGCACTTTTACCCCCTTAATTGGGATAGGTGATAAGTGAATGGGGCGTCGATAAGCTACCTGTGAACTGCCAAAAAAGAAAAATCCACCGGTCGTTCTGCAGGATTTAACCTAAATGAGTGTTGCACGTCACTTTGGTTTTTTAGATTCTTCCACGTGAGCGAGAGGCATTCCTTGGCCGCAAGGAACAGTCGCTTACATGATCCTCACTCAACATCATTTGGAAGGTCGATCGTGAACCTGAATCTCAAGCGCTCAACTACCGCCCTCAGTATCGTATGTATGGGCGCTGTCGCACTCTCTGCCTGCTCTGAAACCAGCAGCTCCTCCGGGGCAGGAGCCTCCACCAGCGAGGTCTCCGGTCTGAACAAAGTAGGCGGGGAACTCGTGGGAGAGGGAGCCTCCTCACAACAAAACGCGATGGACTATTTCAACATAAAATACCAAGAGGCGGTATCGGGGGCCTCGCTAGCCTATACGGCCTCGGGTTCTGGTTCTGGACGCAAAAACTTCATCGCTGGTCAAGTAGCTTTTGGAGGTTCAGACTCCCCGCTGAGCGCAGAACAAGTGGAAAAAGCAAAGGGCCGATGCCAGGGCAACGACGCATGGCATCTTCCTTTTGTCATCGGACCAGTGGCGGTGGCCTATCACCTCAACGGCGTGGACCATCTCAACCTTTCCGCTGCTACCGTGGCCAAGATTTTTAAAGGCGAGATCAAAAAATGGAATGATGCGGCAATCGCCCAGGAGAACACAGGCGTGCAGCTTCCAGACTCAGACATCAAAGTGGTCTATCGCTCCGACGAGTCTGGAACTTCCGATAATTTCCAAAAATTCCTCAAAGCGGCAAGCCCAGAGAATTGGTCTACAGAGGGTCAGGCTTTCCCCACAGCTGTCGGCTCAGGAGCAAATGGTTCCAATGGCGTAGCCACCGAAGTATCCAACATTGATGGCGCCATTACGTATGTTGAGGCAGGGTTTGCTAAGCAACAGAAGCTAGGAATAGCCGCAATTGATTTTGGCCACGGGCCAGTCCAACTCAATCCCGACTCTGTCGGAGTGGCTCTGGATCACCTGACTTTTAAAACTCAGGGAAACGATATGGTTGTCGATTCCTCAGCGCTGTTTGCCATGAAAGAAAAAGATGCCTATCCGTTGATTCTAACAACTTACGAGATCGTTTGTTCCGCAGGTTATGACCAGACTACTCGTGACAGGGTCAAGGACTTCCTGAGTGTGGCTTTGAACTCCCAAGATCAAGAACTCGCCGACCTGGGTTATATTCCGGTCAAAGGAACTCACCGCGATCGCCTAGAAAAAGCAGTCAAAGCCATCTCCTAATTGGGAGGTAGCAGAAACTAGCGATAACTATTTAAGGACGCACTCTCAGTGGAACGCATCGCGGAACGCATAATAATTGAGGACTTGGACCTCCCCGAGTCCTTTACAGAAGAACCACAAAACAACCCGAAGCAGAAACCGGTTCGGGTTCGCCGTCCAGGAGACAAGGTCTTTAGTCTTCTAACTGCCTCATCGACGGTAACCATAAGCGTGATCATCGCGGCTATTGGGCTGTTCTTGGTGTGGCGTGCCATACCGGCTCTACGGAATAACTCGGAGGGCATTGTTGGGTTCTTTACCTATACGGGAGCGTGGAGTCTACAGAACACGGCACAGATGCTCTTCGGCATTCCCAACCTTTTGGCAGCGACTGTCCTGGTTTCTGTGATTGCACTTGTGATCGCGATGCCCATTGCGCTGGGGATTGGCAT
This genomic window contains:
- the pstS gene encoding phosphate ABC transporter substrate-binding protein PstS → MNLNLKRSTTALSIVCMGAVALSACSETSSSSGAGASTSEVSGLNKVGGELVGEGASSQQNAMDYFNIKYQEAVSGASLAYTASGSGSGRKNFIAGQVAFGGSDSPLSAEQVEKAKGRCQGNDAWHLPFVIGPVAVAYHLNGVDHLNLSAATVAKIFKGEIKKWNDAAIAQENTGVQLPDSDIKVVYRSDESGTSDNFQKFLKAASPENWSTEGQAFPTAVGSGANGSNGVATEVSNIDGAITYVEAGFAKQQKLGIAAIDFGHGPVQLNPDSVGVALDHLTFKTQGNDMVVDSSALFAMKEKDAYPLILTTYEIVCSAGYDQTTRDRVKDFLSVALNSQDQELADLGYIPVKGTHRDRLEKAVKAIS